One window from the genome of Carcharodon carcharias isolate sCarCar2 chromosome 9, sCarCar2.pri, whole genome shotgun sequence encodes:
- the aifm1 gene encoding apoptosis-inducing factor 1, mitochondrial isoform X5, with protein sequence MEEDLQILSRSKGGNITAILIEDFRSLEKISRNVESIVIIGGGFLGSELACALGRRARDTELEVIQIFPEKGNMGKILPEYLSNWTTEKVRKEGVNVMPNTVVKSAKYQDKVILKFKDGQTIKTDHVVAAVGLEPSVELAKSARMEVDSDLGGFRVNAELQARSNIWVAGDAACFYDLKLGRRRVEHHDHAVVSGRLAGENMTGAAKPYWHQSMFWSDLGPDVGYEAIGIVDSSLPTVGVFAKGTAKDTPRAVTQESGTGIRSESETEEVATSVSVSAGAVSSAHPPQEGEDYGKGVIFYLREKVIVGILLWNIFNRMPIARKVIKDGEEHDDLNEIAKLFNIHED encoded by the exons ATGGAGGAAGATTTACAGATATTAAGTCGAAGTAAGGGAGGAAATATTACAGCAATTTTG ATAGAAGATTTTAGATCTTTGGAGAAGATTTCAAGAAATGTGGAGTCTATTGTTATCATTGGTGGTGGATTCCTGGGCAGTGAATTGGCCTGTGCTTTGGGAAGACGTg CACGGGATACAGAACTCGAGGTAATCCAGATATTTCCAGAGAAAGGAAACATGGGTAAGATTCTCCCAGAATACCTCagcaactggacaactgaaaaaGTAAGAAAAG AGGGTGTTAATGTCATGCCTAACACAGTTGTGAAATCTGCAAAGTATCAAGACAAAGTTATTCTGAAATTTAAGGATGGGCAAACA ATAAAGACTGATCATGTGGTTGCAGCAGTGGGTCTTGAGCCTAGTGTGGAATTAGCAAAGTCAGCAAGAATGGAGGTGGACTCAGACTTGGGTGGATTCAGAGTAAATGCAGAATTGCAAGCACGTTCAAACATTTGGGTG GCTGGAGATGCTGCTTGTTTCTATGATCTTAAGTTGGGCAGGAGACGTGTGGAACACCATGATCATGCTGTAGTGAGTGGCAGATTGGCTGGTGAGAACATGACTGGAGCTGCAAAGCCTTATTGGCATCAGTCAATGTTTTG GAGTGACTTGGGCCCTGATGTAGGATATGAAGCCATTGGTATTGTAGACAGTAGTTTGCCTACTGTGGGAGTGTTTGCCAAAGGAACTGCTAAAGACACCCCCAGAGCTGTGACACAAGAGTCTG GTACAGGAATACGATCGGAAAGTGAGACAGAAGAAGTCGCTACTTCTGTAAGTGTATCTGCTGGTGCTGTCTCTTCAGCTCATCCACCTCAGGAGGGGGAGGACTACGGAAAGGGCGTCATATTCTACTTAAGAGAGAAAGTGATTGTGGGAATTCTGTTGTGGAATATTTTTAACAGGATGCCGATTGCTAGAAAG GTCATTAAGGATGGTGAAGAACATGATGACCTCAATGAAATTGCAAAGTTGTTCAACATTCATGAAGATTAG